From Verrucomicrobia bacterium S94, the proteins below share one genomic window:
- the carB gene encoding carbamoyl-phosphate synthase large subunit yields MPKREDIHHILIIGSGPIVIGQACEFDYSGTQACKALREEGYTISLINSNPATIMTDPSTADRTYIEPITPEAIEKIIIKEKPDAILPTLGGQTALNAAMELVEQGILEKYGVEMIGAKYDAIMRGEERDLFKQAMAEVGIETLRSYEVHNLEEARRIATEELDFPIIVRPSFTLGGTGGGFANNMEELLAIAEGGLKASLTTEVLLEESVLGWKEYEMEVMRDNKDNCVIICAIENMDPMGIHTGDSITVAPAQTLTDREYQMMRDASLAVLRVVGVETGGSNVQFCVHPETGRLAVIEMNPRVSRSSALASKATGFPIAKLAAKLACGYTLDELPNDITKETPACFEPSIDYVVTKIPRFTFEKFPAANPKLGPSMKSVGETMAIGRNFKESLQKAFRSLEIGVDGLDLKAEAKIDQSRLDDYLNTTCTERTIAIKSGLKKGYSIEKIQQMTKLDPWFIDQILQLVEIEKQLQNAEELDYDLMKTAKKNGFSDEQIGALRGVSGNEIRALRKELGLIPVYSLVDTCAGEFAASTPYFYSTYGGQLDETRKTDKKSVIVLGSGPNRIGQGIEFDYSCVHTVKALREMGYEAIMVNSNPETVSTDYDTSDKLYFEPLTFEDVMNIYEAEQPIGMIVQMGGQTPLNLADRLLEAGVPILGTSPKSIAAAEDREQFRQLLDKLELKQPESATATTLEEAKAIAEKIGLPVMIRPSFVLGGRAMMVAYEEEELEPFVQAAFDASPDFPVLIDRFLEHAIEVDVDLVCDGTDVYVGGVMEHVEEAGIHSGDSACSIPPYTLSDEMVARIKEACTAMAMEIGVKGLMNAQIAVKDNEFYIIEVNPRASRTVPYVSKATNVPMAKLATQIAMGKTLKELGMVGFEPKVEWYAVKEAVFPFNRFAGVDPILGPEMKSTGEVMGIDSNFELAFWKAQVAAGQVLPAEGAVFLSAKDRDKDWIVAVGREFSELGFSLVATEGTAQALHNAGLEVKLTHKLSEDGKNVIDLMKENGVQLLINTPSGPVARVDEINIRSEAILRGLPIVTTRSGAEASVKAIKYIKENDWDVRSIQDYHT; encoded by the coding sequence ATGCCTAAGAGAGAAGACATCCACCACATTCTGATTATCGGCTCCGGCCCCATCGTCATCGGCCAGGCGTGTGAATTTGACTATTCAGGGACGCAGGCGTGTAAAGCACTCCGCGAAGAGGGATACACCATCTCCCTCATCAATTCCAACCCGGCGACCATTATGACCGATCCGTCGACAGCGGACCGAACCTATATCGAACCGATTACGCCCGAAGCAATCGAAAAAATCATCATCAAAGAAAAACCGGATGCCATTCTTCCAACCCTTGGAGGCCAGACCGCACTGAACGCCGCCATGGAGCTGGTAGAACAGGGTATTCTGGAAAAATACGGCGTGGAAATGATCGGCGCCAAATACGATGCGATCATGCGCGGTGAAGAGCGCGACCTCTTTAAACAGGCCATGGCCGAAGTCGGCATCGAAACCCTGCGCAGCTACGAAGTCCATAATCTTGAAGAAGCCAGAAGAATCGCGACCGAAGAGCTTGATTTTCCGATCATCGTCCGTCCGTCGTTCACGCTGGGCGGAACCGGCGGCGGTTTTGCCAATAATATGGAAGAACTGCTGGCCATTGCTGAAGGCGGACTCAAAGCCTCGCTGACCACCGAAGTCCTGCTCGAAGAGTCGGTGCTCGGCTGGAAAGAGTATGAAATGGAGGTGATGCGTGATAACAAAGACAACTGCGTCATCATCTGTGCGATTGAAAACATGGACCCGATGGGCATTCATACCGGCGACTCGATTACCGTTGCTCCGGCCCAGACACTGACCGACCGCGAATACCAGATGATGCGCGATGCCTCACTGGCTGTGCTGCGCGTGGTCGGCGTTGAAACCGGCGGTTCCAACGTTCAGTTCTGCGTCCATCCGGAAACCGGCCGTCTGGCCGTCATCGAAATGAATCCGCGTGTTTCGCGCTCTTCCGCCCTTGCCTCCAAAGCCACCGGTTTCCCGATTGCCAAACTGGCGGCTAAACTGGCCTGCGGCTACACGCTCGATGAACTGCCGAACGATATCACCAAAGAAACACCGGCCTGCTTCGAGCCATCCATCGACTACGTCGTAACTAAAATTCCGCGCTTTACCTTTGAAAAATTCCCGGCAGCCAACCCGAAACTGGGTCCGAGTATGAAGTCGGTGGGCGAAACCATGGCCATTGGGCGCAACTTCAAAGAGTCGCTTCAAAAAGCGTTCCGATCACTGGAAATCGGTGTCGACGGACTCGACCTCAAAGCCGAAGCCAAGATTGACCAGAGCCGCCTCGACGACTATCTCAATACCACCTGTACCGAACGTACAATTGCCATTAAATCAGGGCTTAAAAAAGGATACTCGATTGAAAAAATCCAGCAAATGACCAAACTCGACCCCTGGTTCATTGATCAGATTCTACAGCTGGTTGAAATTGAAAAACAGTTGCAGAATGCCGAAGAGCTGGATTACGATCTGATGAAAACCGCAAAGAAAAACGGCTTCTCCGATGAGCAGATCGGCGCCCTGCGCGGCGTCTCCGGAAATGAGATCCGTGCCCTGCGCAAAGAGCTGGGCCTGATTCCGGTGTACAGTCTGGTGGATACCTGCGCCGGGGAATTTGCGGCGTCTACCCCCTATTTTTATTCGACCTATGGCGGTCAACTGGATGAAACCCGTAAAACCGATAAGAAAAGCGTAATCGTACTCGGCTCCGGTCCGAACCGGATCGGCCAGGGAATTGAGTTCGACTATTCCTGCGTTCACACCGTCAAGGCACTGCGCGAAATGGGCTATGAAGCGATCATGGTCAACTCCAACCCGGAGACCGTTTCAACCGACTACGATACCTCCGACAAGCTCTACTTCGAACCGCTCACTTTCGAGGATGTCATGAACATCTACGAAGCGGAACAGCCGATCGGCATGATTGTACAGATGGGCGGTCAGACACCGCTCAACCTCGCGGACCGTTTGCTGGAAGCCGGCGTTCCGATCCTTGGAACATCACCGAAGTCTATCGCGGCGGCTGAAGATCGCGAACAGTTCCGTCAGCTGCTGGACAAGCTTGAGCTTAAACAGCCGGAATCCGCGACGGCAACCACTCTGGAAGAGGCCAAAGCTATTGCCGAAAAAATCGGTCTTCCGGTTATGATCCGTCCCTCCTTCGTACTCGGCGGCCGCGCCATGATGGTGGCTTATGAGGAAGAGGAACTTGAACCCTTCGTTCAGGCTGCTTTTGATGCCAGTCCCGACTTCCCGGTATTGATTGACCGTTTCCTTGAACATGCGATCGAGGTGGATGTTGATCTGGTTTGCGACGGCACTGATGTGTATGTCGGTGGCGTAATGGAACATGTGGAAGAAGCGGGGATTCACTCCGGCGACTCAGCCTGCTCAATCCCTCCATATACGCTTTCTGACGAGATGGTTGCCCGCATTAAAGAGGCGTGTACCGCCATGGCTATGGAGATCGGTGTCAAAGGCCTGATGAATGCGCAGATTGCAGTAAAAGACAATGAATTCTACATCATCGAAGTCAACCCGCGTGCATCCCGTACGGTGCCGTATGTGTCGAAAGCGACCAACGTTCCGATGGCAAAGCTGGCAACACAAATCGCGATGGGGAAAACGCTCAAGGAACTCGGCATGGTCGGTTTTGAACCTAAAGTTGAATGGTATGCCGTGAAGGAAGCCGTATTCCCATTCAACCGTTTTGCCGGCGTCGATCCTATTCTCGGCCCGGAAATGAAATCCACCGGCGAAGTGATGGGCATTGATTCCAACTTCGAACTGGCCTTCTGGAAGGCGCAGGTAGCCGCCGGACAGGTACTTCCTGCAGAAGGAGCGGTTTTCCTGAGTGCCAAAGATCGCGACAAAGACTGGATCGTTGCCGTGGGTCGGGAATTTTCCGAACTCGGCTTCAGCCTTGTGGCCACCGAAGGTACCGCACAGGCACTTCACAATGCCGGCCTGGAAGTAAAACTGACACACAAGCTCAGTGAAGACGGGAAAAATGTCATCGATCTGATGAAAGAAAACGGGGTGCAGCTCCTGATTAATACACCTAGCGGACCGGTTGCACGGGTAGACGAAATCAATATTCGTTCCGAAGCCATTCTGCGCGGCCTGCCGATCGTCACCACCCGCTCCGGCGCGGAAGCCTCCGTCAAGGCGATTAAATACATCAAGGAAAATGACTGGGATGTGCGGTCCATTCAGGATTACCACACCTGA
- the waaF gene encoding lipopolysaccharide heptosyltransferase II, with translation MAERILIVGLNWIGDAIMSMPAIQACRQEHPDAHIGILVKPYLKPFWEMHAVPDQILTLDSMSGTIRAIRDYGFEKACILPNSFRSALLPMLAGVPQRIGFRGDHRRLMLTQVVPVPGGHQSNEYFPIVAPDSVDLVKELPQLNIPEEAFLSLENKFPERGNYVVLMPGAARGASKMWPLEHFEELARRFLNETRFRIVFAGGGGDADACEELVEKLGDRTISVAGKTSLKEWAALLKNATLAVANDSGGMHLAAAVDTPVVGIYGITDPEKTGPLARKFRVVQNSSVRSRDIARNSEAAMEALASITPEQVMKAALSLI, from the coding sequence ATGGCTGAACGCATTCTTATTGTCGGACTGAACTGGATCGGCGATGCCATTATGAGTATGCCGGCAATACAGGCGTGCAGGCAGGAACATCCGGATGCGCACATCGGAATTCTCGTGAAGCCTTATCTGAAACCGTTCTGGGAGATGCACGCGGTTCCGGATCAGATTTTAACACTCGATTCAATGAGTGGGACCATTCGGGCTATACGGGACTACGGATTTGAAAAGGCTTGTATTCTGCCGAATTCATTCCGATCGGCACTTCTTCCTATGCTCGCGGGAGTGCCTCAACGAATCGGATTTCGGGGGGATCATCGGCGGTTAATGCTCACTCAGGTGGTGCCGGTGCCCGGCGGCCATCAGTCGAATGAATATTTCCCGATTGTTGCACCGGATTCGGTTGATTTGGTGAAGGAGCTTCCGCAGCTCAACATCCCCGAAGAAGCATTCCTGTCCCTGGAAAATAAATTTCCGGAACGTGGAAACTATGTGGTGCTTATGCCGGGAGCCGCGCGGGGAGCGTCCAAAATGTGGCCGTTGGAGCATTTCGAAGAACTTGCGCGACGGTTTCTTAATGAAACCCGCTTCAGGATTGTTTTTGCCGGCGGCGGCGGTGATGCCGATGCCTGTGAAGAACTGGTTGAAAAACTGGGGGACCGAACCATAAGCGTGGCAGGAAAAACCAGCCTTAAAGAATGGGCAGCCTTGTTGAAAAACGCGACGCTGGCCGTGGCAAACGACAGCGGCGGCATGCATCTCGCCGCAGCGGTCGACACCCCGGTAGTGGGCATTTACGGCATCACCGATCCGGAAAAAACCGGTCCGTTGGCCCGGAAGTTCAGGGTGGTTCAGAACAGCAGTGTCAGATCCCGCGATATTGCCCGGAATTCCGAAGCGGCAATGGAAGCGCTCGCCTCCATCACCCCCGAGCAGGTTATGAAAGCAGCCCTGTCACTGATCTGA
- the lpxK gene encoding tetraacyldisaccharide 4'-kinase, whose amino-acid sequence MAHKRKSEQLETYLLSVIDGSAVGKWPALLRVIMATFSWLFALIVQTRILLYKHRIIRGNTLGCQVISVGNLTVGGTGKTPVVEVFARNLQQQGRKVAILSRGYKSKEASFRDKMIQRITTGKIETPPRVVSDGKRLLLDSWTAGDEPYMLATNLPEVAVVVDKDRVKAGKYAIRELGCDTLILDDGFQYLKVGHRLDIALVDSTNPFGYGHLLPRGLLREPMRNIKRAGFIFITKCNDGGAPELKEQLRRLNPVAEISECRHAAKYLKDVFGDTTYPLERLKGLKVAAVSAIAVPESFESALEAFGAEIVYTRRFADHHRFSQQEIINTINWSAKHGAEAILTTEKDAVRFPFVERRDIPIHYMRVEIEMLSGEEEFMDWIMRICFKTPRDD is encoded by the coding sequence ATGGCGCATAAGCGAAAATCTGAACAGCTCGAAACGTATCTACTATCGGTAATTGATGGTTCGGCCGTGGGCAAATGGCCAGCACTTCTTCGTGTTATCATGGCGACGTTTTCGTGGCTGTTTGCCTTGATTGTTCAGACGCGGATTCTGCTTTACAAACACCGGATTATTCGTGGGAATACGCTGGGATGTCAGGTGATTTCTGTGGGCAATTTAACCGTGGGCGGAACCGGCAAAACGCCGGTGGTGGAGGTGTTTGCCCGTAATCTGCAGCAGCAGGGACGCAAAGTGGCGATTCTGAGCCGCGGTTATAAAAGTAAGGAAGCTTCGTTCAGGGATAAGATGATCCAGCGGATCACGACCGGAAAAATTGAAACACCGCCGCGGGTTGTTTCCGACGGAAAACGCCTCCTGCTCGATTCCTGGACGGCCGGGGATGAGCCATACATGCTGGCAACAAATCTTCCGGAAGTGGCGGTGGTGGTGGATAAGGACCGTGTAAAAGCCGGTAAATATGCTATCCGTGAGCTGGGCTGTGATACCTTGATTCTCGATGACGGTTTCCAGTATCTGAAGGTCGGGCATCGGCTGGATATTGCGCTGGTCGACAGTACCAATCCGTTCGGCTACGGTCATTTGCTGCCGCGCGGTCTTCTCCGTGAACCGATGCGTAATATCAAACGCGCGGGTTTTATTTTCATTACCAAATGTAATGACGGCGGCGCTCCCGAACTTAAAGAGCAGCTGCGCCGTCTTAATCCGGTTGCTGAAATTTCGGAATGTCGTCATGCGGCCAAATACCTGAAGGATGTTTTCGGCGATACCACTTATCCGCTGGAACGACTTAAAGGGCTGAAAGTGGCGGCGGTTTCGGCCATTGCGGTTCCGGAAAGTTTTGAGAGTGCTCTGGAGGCATTCGGGGCGGAGATTGTTTATACCCGCCGGTTTGCCGACCACCATCGTTTTTCGCAGCAGGAAATTATCAATACGATCAACTGGAGTGCAAAACACGGCGCAGAAGCTATTTTGACGACCGAAAAAGATGCGGTGCGTTTTCCGTTTGTGGAACGCCGCGATATTCCGATCCATTATATGCGCGTTGAGATTGAGATGCTTTCGGGCGAAGAAGAGTTTATGGACTGGATTATGCGTATCTGTTTTAAAACTCCGCGGGATGACTAA
- a CDS encoding DNA polymerase IV: protein MTAESPIINRSFPQALLHVDADAFFTSVEQAMHPHLKGRPVVTGKERGIIACASYEAKALGIRRGISLGEARKIYPDLVILPSDYESYSIYSKRLFEIMRRFTPEVEEYSIDEAFADITGLRRYHRMSYPEIARKMQHSIQTELDLGISVGLSLSKGLCKIASDYRKPKGLTVVQGRHIHIFLKRIPLEEVWGFGRNTVQLLRKHGLKTAYDFVQRPENWAKKMLGKPGVEIWHELRGVNLLPVTPHPKPANVSLGKGKTFTVPSADKAFIYAKLVRNAESALIRLRRHKQRTKVIHITLRLKNFHEFSLGARLNRATDSTQEVLPMVKQLFEKIYRPGYEYRSTQICLTHLESAENTQFDLFENRLEIDRFEKLSKTIDEINARFGKHKVHTGTALKLNDAPKNDRAELPWRKMHLLPGETARQRLYLPLLNIKV, encoded by the coding sequence ATGACTGCTGAATCCCCCATCATAAACCGATCTTTTCCGCAAGCCCTTCTCCATGTGGATGCCGATGCCTTTTTTACGTCGGTGGAACAGGCCATGCATCCCCATCTGAAAGGCCGGCCGGTCGTCACCGGAAAAGAACGCGGAATTATCGCCTGCGCCAGCTACGAAGCCAAGGCTCTCGGCATTCGCCGCGGAATCAGTCTCGGCGAAGCCCGTAAAATATATCCCGATCTCGTCATACTGCCGAGCGACTATGAAAGCTACAGCATCTATTCCAAGCGTCTTTTTGAAATCATGCGGCGTTTCACGCCGGAAGTTGAGGAATACTCTATTGATGAAGCTTTTGCCGACATCACCGGGCTGAGGCGCTACCACCGCATGTCCTATCCCGAAATTGCCCGGAAAATGCAGCACAGCATTCAGACCGAACTCGACCTTGGCATCTCCGTTGGCCTCAGCCTTTCCAAAGGGTTATGCAAAATCGCCTCGGACTACAGAAAACCGAAGGGCCTTACCGTAGTGCAGGGACGGCATATCCATATTTTCCTAAAACGTATTCCGCTTGAAGAAGTCTGGGGATTCGGCCGGAATACAGTGCAACTGCTGCGGAAACACGGTCTGAAAACCGCCTATGATTTTGTTCAACGGCCGGAAAACTGGGCTAAGAAAATGCTCGGAAAACCCGGAGTCGAAATCTGGCACGAACTGCGCGGCGTTAATCTGCTGCCGGTAACCCCCCACCCCAAACCAGCCAATGTGAGTCTCGGAAAAGGAAAAACCTTCACCGTTCCGTCAGCCGACAAAGCCTTCATCTATGCCAAACTTGTACGCAATGCGGAATCGGCCCTGATCCGGCTGCGGCGCCACAAACAGCGTACCAAAGTAATTCACATTACCCTTCGCCTGAAAAACTTCCATGAATTCAGCCTCGGTGCCCGGCTCAACCGTGCAACCGATTCCACTCAGGAAGTCCTGCCCATGGTTAAACAGCTGTTCGAAAAAATCTACCGCCCCGGCTATGAATACCGAAGCACTCAGATCTGTCTGACTCACCTCGAATCCGCCGAAAACACCCAGTTCGATCTGTTTGAAAACCGCCTCGAAATTGACCGCTTTGAAAAACTCTCTAAAACCATCGATGAAATAAACGCGCGTTTCGGAAAACACAAGGTGCACACCGGAACAGCATTAAAACTCAACGATGCGCCGAAAAACGACCGTGCCGAGCTCCCCTGGCGCAAAATGCATCTGCTTCCCGGAGAAACCGCACGCCAGCGTCTGTACCTTCCACTGCTCAACATCAAGGTATAA
- a CDS encoding methionine adenosyltransferase, whose amino-acid sequence MSKIRVDHVFTSESVSEGHPDKVCDQISDAILDACLAQDAKSRVACETLTTTNLVVNAGEITCAGWDNVDPEAIAREVCREIGYDREELEFCDKTFEYINRLHGQSPDISQGVTEGEGLFSEQGAGDQGMMFGYACNETDELMPAPIAFSHRLLDELQKIRKAGTIPYLRPDSKSQVSVQYQGGKPVSIETVVISHQTDDVPLETIRDDLIKVCKAVLEPTGLLKEDTEYFINPTGKFVIGGPHGDAGLTGRKIIVDTYGGVGSHGGGAFSGKDPSKVDRSAAYYSRYAAKNIVAAGLAEKCEIQVAYAIGVPEPLSINVDTYGTGRVDDHKIETVLKSGEIFDFRPSALIADLDLMYPKGWSYRESAAYGHFGRGQFPWEKTDKVDALKKALNI is encoded by the coding sequence ATGAGTAAAATCCGCGTAGATCACGTTTTTACATCCGAGTCCGTTTCCGAGGGACATCCGGACAAAGTATGTGACCAGATTTCAGATGCCATTCTTGATGCATGCCTTGCGCAGGACGCCAAAAGCCGCGTAGCCTGCGAAACACTCACAACCACGAATCTGGTAGTCAATGCCGGCGAAATTACGTGTGCGGGATGGGATAATGTCGATCCGGAGGCGATTGCCCGCGAAGTGTGCCGTGAAATCGGTTACGATCGCGAAGAGCTTGAATTCTGTGATAAAACGTTTGAATACATCAACCGGCTGCACGGTCAGTCGCCCGATATTTCCCAAGGGGTAACTGAAGGCGAAGGTCTTTTTTCCGAGCAGGGTGCCGGCGACCAGGGCATGATGTTCGGCTATGCCTGCAATGAAACGGATGAACTGATGCCTGCGCCGATTGCGTTCAGTCATCGTCTGCTCGACGAATTGCAGAAAATCCGTAAGGCGGGAACGATTCCCTATCTGCGTCCCGATTCCAAATCGCAGGTTTCTGTTCAGTATCAGGGAGGGAAGCCGGTTTCCATTGAAACGGTGGTAATTTCGCATCAGACCGACGATGTGCCGTTGGAAACGATTCGTGACGATCTGATCAAGGTTTGCAAAGCAGTGCTGGAACCGACAGGACTGCTCAAAGAAGATACGGAATATTTTATCAATCCGACCGGAAAATTTGTAATCGGCGGACCGCACGGTGATGCCGGGTTGACCGGTCGTAAGATCATTGTGGATACCTATGGTGGTGTCGGCAGTCATGGCGGCGGTGCTTTTTCCGGTAAAGATCCATCCAAGGTGGACCGTTCAGCAGCCTATTATTCCCGCTATGCCGCGAAAAATATTGTGGCGGCCGGACTGGCTGAAAAATGTGAAATTCAGGTCGCCTATGCCATCGGTGTTCCGGAACCGCTGAGTATCAATGTGGATACCTATGGAACCGGAAGGGTGGATGATCATAAAATTGAAACGGTGCTCAAAAGCGGCGAGATTTTTGATTTCCGCCCGAGTGCGCTGATTGCGGATCTGGATCTGATGTATCCGAAGGGCTGGAGTTATCGTGAATCGGCGGCCTACGGGCATTTCGGACGAGGCCAGTTCCCCTGGGAGAAAACCGACAAGGTGGATGCGCTGAAAAAAGCGCTGAATATTTAA
- a CDS encoding HAD family hydrolase translates to MHEFTENDLINFLPQFETFVGIDSDGCVFDTMDTKQKDFFHPHIIRNWGLEAIETEVRAAAEFTFLYSCYRGLNRFLGLCRTFELLLDWPQACNKAAIPDPADLRAYCDSGLPLSNATCKAEAERTGSELLAQAHRWSIELNKDIDANMPDPPAFEGAEDALKQIQKNSDAVVMSQTQAVALLKDWHRDNLARYVRVIAGPEIGSKVDCFTMAAAERYPEKAILMIGDATGDLTTAQTLGCCFYPIIPGQEIESWQRFINEAYARFLDGSFSDDYQKQLIHEFKAKLPETPPWK, encoded by the coding sequence ATGCACGAATTTACAGAAAACGACCTCATCAACTTTCTGCCTCAGTTCGAAACCTTCGTCGGGATTGACTCCGACGGATGTGTTTTTGACACCATGGATACCAAACAGAAGGATTTCTTCCATCCCCACATCATCAGAAACTGGGGTCTGGAAGCCATCGAGACCGAAGTGCGTGCCGCAGCGGAATTCACCTTTCTCTATTCCTGCTACCGCGGACTGAACCGCTTCCTCGGACTCTGCAGAACCTTCGAACTGCTGCTCGACTGGCCGCAGGCCTGCAATAAAGCCGCCATTCCCGATCCCGCCGATCTGCGCGCCTACTGCGACTCCGGCCTGCCGCTCAGCAACGCCACCTGTAAAGCGGAAGCGGAACGGACCGGCAGCGAACTGCTCGCCCAGGCGCATCGCTGGAGCATTGAATTAAATAAAGATATTGATGCCAACATGCCTGATCCGCCTGCATTCGAAGGAGCGGAAGATGCACTCAAACAGATTCAGAAAAATTCCGATGCCGTGGTCATGTCCCAGACCCAGGCCGTTGCACTCCTCAAGGACTGGCACCGCGATAACCTGGCCCGATATGTCCGGGTAATTGCCGGACCGGAAATCGGATCCAAAGTGGACTGCTTCACCATGGCCGCCGCCGAACGCTATCCTGAAAAAGCCATTCTGATGATCGGCGACGCCACCGGCGACCTGACCACCGCGCAGACCCTCGGCTGCTGTTTTTATCCGATTATTCCCGGTCAGGAGATCGAAAGCTGGCAGCGGTTTATCAACGAAGCGTACGCCCGTTTTCTCGACGGGAGTTTTTCCGACGACTATCAGAAACAGCTCATTCACGAATTCAAAGCGAAACTTCCGGAAACACCGCCATGGAAATAG
- the larB gene encoding nickel pincer cofactor biosynthesis protein LarB, with protein MEIDKLESLLTRFKNGETDMASILSSLKDLPFEDMGFAKIDHHRALRTGYPEVVFCQGKTHEQVEQIFQSLEKRNDNILLTRAEPELFQRLEKINPHLRYNELGRTIVLENTEKEKTGSVLIISAGTADIPVAEEAYETASISGACVERIYDAGVAGIHRLLAHNGKIQQARAIVCVAGMEGALPSVVGGLAPCPVIAVPTSVGYGSHLNGLAPLFTMLNSCAPNITVVNIDNGFGAGFNAAMVNALK; from the coding sequence ATGGAAATAGATAAACTCGAATCCCTGCTTACCCGGTTTAAAAACGGCGAAACGGATATGGCCTCCATCCTGTCCTCGCTGAAAGACCTTCCGTTCGAGGATATGGGTTTTGCCAAAATCGACCATCACCGTGCGCTCCGCACCGGCTACCCGGAAGTGGTGTTCTGCCAGGGAAAAACCCACGAACAGGTGGAACAGATTTTTCAGTCCCTGGAAAAACGTAATGACAATATTCTGCTGACCCGTGCCGAACCGGAGCTTTTCCAACGCCTGGAAAAAATCAATCCGCATCTGCGTTACAACGAACTCGGACGAACCATCGTTCTGGAAAATACAGAAAAAGAAAAAACCGGCAGTGTGCTGATCATTTCAGCCGGAACCGCGGACATCCCGGTGGCGGAAGAAGCCTATGAAACCGCCTCCATTTCCGGAGCCTGCGTGGAACGGATCTACGACGCCGGCGTGGCGGGCATTCACCGCCTGCTGGCCCACAACGGAAAAATCCAGCAGGCCCGCGCCATCGTCTGCGTGGCCGGCATGGAAGGCGCGCTGCCCTCCGTCGTCGGCGGTCTCGCCCCCTGTCCGGTCATTGCCGTCCCCACCTCCGTCGGCTACGGCTCCCACCTTAACGGCCTTGCACCGCTCTTTACGATGCTCAATTCCTGCGCACCCAACATAACCGTCGTTAACATCGACAACGGCTTCGGTGCAGGCTTTAATGCCGCCATGGTCAATGCCTTGAAATAG
- the yeiP gene encoding elongation factor P-like protein YeiP, producing the protein MIKACDLKKQHVIDIDGAPHTVENIAQQSPTARGGGTIYKVRFRNVSTKNKVDMTYRADDALQETSFETQEVSYDYKNGDRYAFMDLETYESFELTEEDIEDILPFLIEGMEGITALISEGRILTLRMPDTIEMEIVECPPAMKGASATSRTKPATMPTGLVIQVPEYIEPGEVIKIDTKERKFLSRA; encoded by the coding sequence ATGATTAAGGCATGTGACCTCAAAAAACAGCACGTAATCGACATCGACGGCGCACCGCACACCGTCGAAAATATCGCCCAGCAATCGCCCACAGCCCGCGGCGGCGGCACCATTTATAAAGTTCGGTTCCGCAACGTCTCCACCAAAAACAAGGTCGACATGACCTATCGCGCCGACGATGCCCTGCAGGAAACATCCTTCGAGACCCAGGAAGTTTCCTACGACTATAAAAACGGCGACCGCTACGCCTTCATGGACCTGGAAACCTACGAATCCTTCGAACTGACTGAAGAGGATATTGAAGACATTCTTCCCTTCCTCATTGAAGGCATGGAAGGCATCACCGCCCTCATTTCCGAAGGCCGTATTCTGACCCTGCGCATGCCCGACACCATCGAAATGGAAATTGTCGAATGCCCCCCGGCCATGAAAGGCGCCTCCGCCACCTCACGCACCAAACCGGCAACCATGCCGACCGGTCTCGTTATCCAGGTGCCGGAATACATCGAACCCGGTGAAGTCATCAAGATTGACACCAAAGAACGCAAATTCCTCTCCCGTGCTTAA